A region of Thiofilum sp. DNA encodes the following proteins:
- a CDS encoding redoxin domain-containing protein: MRRSSTLINPTKRRSRWWWVLEFLVILLIVLGFRAWNQADLIAGVAPNFKADMLSGERVELMDYRGEPLLLYFWHPDCVMCQLQQTTISDLAKNHSVLTVVQAQHKEQLLSYMDNRGISGWPTIIDEQGSIHRQFAVKATPTHYIIDGEGLIRFREIGLSTSWGLRLRLWFAGEQMESEGI; this comes from the coding sequence GTGCGTCGTTCTTCTACTCTAATTAATCCTACTAAGCGCCGTTCGCGTTGGTGGTGGGTATTAGAGTTTTTAGTGATTTTATTGATTGTTTTAGGTTTTAGGGCTTGGAATCAAGCCGACTTAATTGCGGGTGTTGCGCCTAATTTTAAAGCAGATATGCTCAGTGGCGAACGTGTAGAATTAATGGATTATCGGGGTGAGCCATTACTGCTTTATTTTTGGCATCCTGATTGTGTGATGTGTCAATTACAACAAACCACCATTAGCGATTTAGCTAAAAATCATTCGGTGTTAACCGTAGTACAGGCTCAGCATAAAGAGCAGCTGCTCAGTTATATGGACAATCGTGGCATTAGCGGATGGCCTACCATTATCGATGAGCAAGGTAGTATTCATCGACAATTCGCAGTCAAAGCCACGCCCACTCATTACATTATTGATGGTGAGGGGCTAATTCGCTTTCGAGAGATAGGATTAAGCACTAGCTGGGGATTACGGTTACGCCTTTGGTTTGCGGGCGAACAGATGGAGAGCGAGGGTATTTAG
- a CDS encoding OmpA family protein: MKITKRYLLSQWLLLPLLSLSCSSLVLANELADFEAPEAVLTLEDDYVEQPDTEVQIQSTAPNAHAQAKALANEDDGLLEDSQTTAVVGGSKSYMGGNTRIGVSVDTQYKLRLDGTQVFSDTKNSVTSGEGWVGFNPKAKEGEEKLTGAGVKVNHHWVGKNDTGGVDRVHKVFGAYDQNEHSDKKITAGYGQETQNMFWSGQASMAKGDDRIVGYSSNKTAIVERPYDYGVGARVGTFLPNQLMQVQGGVDLEFGKNYADNEKRPTQVTVSGGVEKFFMDSPHSVGANIELLNKTGGTEGEKTNDARGSLSYRYEFGGAGLYEPNQVYKRVRVEMPGEEKVVRTPAKIERKMIKNTMELEGDTFFERGKAVLLPAAKQRLQSIMAQMRNGVQGNIHIVGNTCDLGSDEDNQLLSEQRANAVRDYFIENGFDPDTLLAEGVGEANPKYPNDEAHRYRNRRVDVEYMTYQTDYKEVVVDEATTTTVRSAPRVTWRQELVKTPPKWVERALRNNIQHKRSIDTYRTGGVVNAPEEGDIIVARKDDFTFYSGDLGKVQVLDILRNDNILAGTTIKIVSNPNNLVLAVNGNTVSYTPSAVGKYSFTYKLVAPDGSESNVTTANITVDSCFAAGKCSTLELTQDTFQVALGDSTTYTIPVLKNDKGEDLRIISVSEPKYGTAVISSDGKSIMYTLRHGYCVDHVFTYQVQDAYGRTAQATVNVKIQ; this comes from the coding sequence ATGAAAATTACTAAGCGCTACTTGCTTTCCCAATGGCTATTGCTCCCCCTGTTATCCTTATCCTGCTCTTCCCTAGTACTAGCTAATGAGTTAGCTGACTTTGAAGCTCCTGAAGCAGTACTCACCTTAGAGGATGATTATGTAGAACAACCTGATACAGAGGTTCAGATACAAAGTACAGCACCTAATGCTCATGCTCAAGCCAAAGCACTAGCGAATGAGGACGATGGTTTATTAGAAGACTCTCAAACAACGGCGGTCGTAGGCGGCAGTAAAAGCTATATGGGTGGAAATACCCGTATTGGCGTGAGTGTGGATACGCAATACAAATTGCGCCTTGATGGCACGCAAGTGTTTTCAGATACCAAAAACTCTGTCACCAGTGGAGAGGGTTGGGTAGGTTTTAATCCTAAGGCTAAAGAGGGTGAAGAAAAGCTAACGGGTGCTGGGGTGAAGGTGAATCACCATTGGGTAGGTAAAAATGATACGGGTGGCGTAGATCGAGTGCATAAAGTCTTTGGTGCTTATGACCAAAATGAACACAGCGACAAGAAAATCACCGCAGGTTATGGTCAAGAAACCCAAAATATGTTTTGGTCTGGTCAAGCCAGTATGGCTAAAGGTGATGACCGTATCGTGGGCTATAGCTCTAATAAAACGGCTATTGTTGAGCGCCCTTATGACTATGGAGTCGGAGCGCGTGTAGGTACATTCTTACCGAATCAATTGATGCAGGTGCAAGGCGGGGTAGATCTAGAGTTTGGCAAAAACTATGCCGACAATGAAAAGCGCCCTACCCAAGTCACCGTATCCGGTGGAGTTGAGAAATTCTTTATGGATTCCCCTCATAGTGTGGGAGCTAATATTGAGTTGCTCAATAAAACGGGGGGCACAGAAGGTGAAAAGACTAATGATGCTCGCGGTAGTTTAAGTTATCGCTATGAGTTTGGTGGTGCGGGTCTTTATGAGCCTAATCAAGTCTACAAACGGGTGCGTGTAGAAATGCCGGGCGAGGAAAAGGTCGTGCGTACTCCCGCCAAAATAGAACGCAAGATGATTAAAAATACCATGGAGCTGGAAGGGGATACCTTCTTTGAGCGTGGTAAGGCTGTTTTGTTACCTGCCGCGAAACAACGTCTGCAATCTATCATGGCGCAAATGCGTAATGGGGTTCAGGGTAATATTCATATTGTAGGGAATACCTGTGATTTAGGCTCCGATGAGGATAATCAATTGTTATCCGAACAACGCGCTAATGCGGTTAGAGATTATTTTATTGAAAATGGCTTTGATCCAGACACCTTACTAGCAGAAGGGGTGGGAGAGGCTAATCCTAAGTATCCTAATGATGAGGCGCACCGTTATCGTAATCGCCGCGTTGATGTCGAGTACATGACCTATCAAACGGACTATAAAGAAGTAGTAGTGGATGAAGCAACTACTACTACAGTACGTAGCGCTCCCCGTGTCACATGGCGCCAAGAATTAGTGAAAACCCCGCCTAAGTGGGTCGAGCGTGCCTTACGTAATAATATTCAGCACAAGCGTTCGATTGATACCTATCGGACTGGTGGGGTCGTCAATGCACCTGAAGAAGGCGATATTATCGTCGCACGTAAGGATGATTTTACCTTCTACAGTGGTGATTTAGGTAAAGTACAAGTACTGGATATACTAAGGAACGACAATATTTTAGCAGGTACTACGATTAAAATTGTAAGTAATCCTAATAACCTAGTATTAGCAGTTAATGGTAATACTGTTAGTTATACGCCTTCTGCAGTAGGAAAATATAGCTTTACTTACAAGCTGGTTGCGCCAGATGGTAGTGAAAGTAATGTAACAACCGCTAATATTACAGTAGATAGTTGTTTTGCTGCCGGAAAGTGTTCAACTTTAGAGTTAACTCAAGATACCTTCCAAGTAGCACTTGGTGATAGTACTACATATACCATACCCGTATTAAAGAATGACAAAGGTGAAGACTTAAGAATTATTAGTGTGAGCGAGCCTAAATACGGTACTGCGGTCATTAGCTCAGATGGTAAATCTATTATGTATACCTTACGCCATGGCTACTGTGTAGATCATGTCTTTACTTATCAAGTACAGGATGCTTATGGTCGTACCGCTCAAGCAACAGTTAACGTTAAAATTCAATAA